The window ACATTTATGGCACATTCTTTGCAAATCGGTTTTTTACACATCGAAcagaaggtgtttttttttcgatggacAAATGGCACATCTCTTTCTTTTCGAAGTTCCTACCCGAGGCTGAGGCTCTAGTGGATGGGAAAACTCAAAATCAAATATGTCCGCTGCTAAATTTCGAAGTTTGAGTGATATCTTAGGGTTAGATATCCTGGTTACTACATGTAGTCTACACAACTCCTTGGCTAATGTTTTCAGGAAGTCTATTCTCGTTAGTTCCTTTCCGGTGGGTGAAAGCTGTTAAAGAACTCTGGCATTCACtccaaaacattcaaaatcatGTGAAATATTGCCATTGGCCATCTGCGAGTTCTTCTTGATGTACTGTAGTTTGCGCATTTTTGATCTAATGCGTCTACGCCAGCCTTCGTACTGttgtaatataatataatatccgGCTTCTTGCTTTTTTCGTCAACTTTATCATCTGAGTGCATAGAGGATAATAAAATCACAGATTTGTTTTTCTTCGGAACATGAGCAACAATCGTCAAATCAGAAGTGAACCCAAACAGGGAGCTTCCAATTTCCTTTCCTCTGGACGGTAGAAATTCTAGTGGAATGAAAGCTTTATTTTTCCTCAAAGTACCTACTAGCGTCAACTTCTCTTTTTTCAGGGCATTTGCAAGTTCTAATGAGGTGTACCAATTATCGGTAGTTATATTTCTATTGGACCCTTTCACAGGTTCAATCAACCTCATAACCACTTGTGTTGGAAGGGATAGTTTCTCTCCTTTTTCCAAACAAGCCTTACTTGGTGTCTGTTTTCCACAATATATTTCCGAGTTCACCATGTAATGGGTTTTTGCATCTGCTAAAAGCTGTATCTTGATCCCATATTTAGCAGGCTTACTTGGCATGAACATTCGGAATCCACAGCAACCTCTGAATGGAACTAGCATTTCATCTATCGTCAAATGTAGAAAAGGAGAATAACAACTCTTTGAATTTTGGACGAATTGACTAAATAACTCAGATATTGCGGCCAACTTGTTTTCCTTCAGTCTTTCCTCCCTTGTACTATCATCATCGAATCGAATACAGGAGAGCAAGAAAGAAAACCTTGCAAGTGACATAGTGCACCTGAATATGTCTCTGCCCGTTCCATCATTGGCCATAGAGATCTGAGATGCTCATGTCCTGATTTAAAAATGCCTGTTAAATAGAGCAGACCAATGAAAGCCTCTATCTTCTTGGTCTGTATTATGAATGAAGGAAGCAGAGAACTGCGATCGGCAATTTCTCCTTCTTTTGAACATTTTATATTTCAGTTGCATATTCTGTATTTTGGAGTTTGTATGTTTTGTGATTTTCTTGAGCATTGCGTCCGAAAAAATTAGTTTCCAGGCTTGCAAAACTGTTGAGGGTGGTTTTTTTTTGCGTCTCCCTTCAAGCCAGGCATTATTGTACAAATATTTTCCTTTTGGGTTTTACCTCTTGTTTGTGCATTTTCGACCATTTATTTTTGTCTTTGCCATAAAAAGCTTGACGATTATATTCGTCAACTTCTTTAGTCTTTCTCTCTGCACCTTCAGATTCTTGTTCATTATCATGCCATTCAAGTTCGCTATCACTGTCATGTTGGCTTATTTCTTCATGATCACTCTCCCCAGGTTCACTCCTATCTCCTTCATCTAGAATAGCTTCAGTAGCAGCTACTCTGTCTTgcacttcgaaaatattttcatcttccTCTGAATTTTCTGTGGAATTACAATCCTGCAAGAACTGTTCATCTTCAACAATTTGTAGGATTTCAGCTTCAGTGAGTGGCCTATTCATactgtagaaaaaaaaacaaaatcaatgaattgatattgatataaatttggaatgattcattcatccaattgaatatAAAACGTACCTCATATTCCATATAACACTACCGTTCAAACTACGCACGGGTCAATTTGACCCAAATACAGCAATATCAGCAAACACGGGAACGCACACAGCTCGACTAACACGTCAGAACAGAGATTATGTAGGGCTAGGAGAATACTACCTATAGAAGAATCACCCCACTACTCACACGCCAAACTAAGAATTTCGGCTCGTCTATGTGTGTGGGTCAAAATGACCCGTCCATAGTGACTAAGGGTTAAAGGGTTTAGAAATCGTGGTacctaataaaatagaaaattgcgataaaaaaattagtccaattttcttaaaatcgACAATAGTATCCCCTGTTTTCGTTTTTGGGAGCGTTTTCctaataccctgtatatttttattttcgcacTTCTCTGCTAATATTACAAATGCGAAAAAACGTAATCTACTTGTCTGTTACGCTTTGACGCATAAATCACTAAATCGATTTTGATGAAGTTTTGTACACAGACAGGAACTAGTAGAGCTTAGGAAAGGTCTTAGGCTTTTAATTCCTCCTTCTATGAATGACTCACGACATATTTTCGATATccttttttaaatttgatttattatgtTGATTTTTACATTCATGTTGTGGTCTGAATGGAAATAAATGATCTTGTCTCAATGAGTATTCATTCTGTACCATTTCAAATTTACTTTTTCGTCCTGTCTATATGCTTTGGTATCTAGGAAGGGTACTGACAGCTGTGTATCTTTTGGTTCTAATGTGAACAGTATATGTATTCGCGCAGAGGGAGTTGAAACAATCTAGTGTAAGTTGGATTTGTTTTTCTGGTACTATCATAAATATGTCATCTAAAAATTTCTTCAGGAGCAAAACAGCATATAATTACTGTTACGTTTAGAATAAACTTGATTATTAATCAAAGACCTGTTGAGGGTGCTGGTTTATTTAAGAACTGAACTACATCTTCCTAAAAATCAAGTTACATACATATGTACAAAAGAGACATGCGTTATAAGGATAGGATTAAGATCCTAACATCTCCCTTcttttattacaaaaataaaacttttaatttccataattcaaaaacaaactGTAATTACATCTGTAATCCTAATATTTTTCCTATTCTATACTAAGCTTGAACTTGTCATACACAATAATAAATCATTGAATTCAATCATAAGATTTAGAAGTAAAATCTTTTATATTcaagaaatttggatattttattGTTCTGCCACTAGATCTAGTACCTGCATTGACttcattttctgaatttgttGAATTACCGATATTGCTCTTATTTCTACAATTTTCTATATCATTTTCCTTTTCGatttttataatattatgtCCATAATTATATTGTATTGGACATAGGAATTTTCTATTCCGTCTCAAAATATTGCCATTTCTCTCTAGCTTCACTAGATATGATCTATCATTATGTAAATCTACAACAATACCTTCTTCCCATTTGTTATtcagaatatttcttattaatactttttgatttattttcaatttaggcAGTGATTTCGCATTTCTATCATAATATTTCCTCATTGATAAACGTTTTCTATGAAAactctttattttatttctatcatAAACTTCTGGAGATAATGATTTTTCCAGAATAGGTAAAACTCCTTTCAGTCGTCTGCTGTTGAGAAGTTGTGATGGACTTCCAACATTATTCGATAATGGCGTATTACGATATTCTAGTAAGGCTAAAAATGGATCATTACCGCTATGTAGAGATttctttaatatattttttactgTTTGTACTGCTCTTTCAACCATTCCATTCGACTGATGATGATGTGGACTTGACAAAGTATGCTTGAAATTCCAATTATTAGCAAAAGTTTTAAATTCGGAAGAGGTAAATTGTGGAGCTGAATCCGAACAAACTTCTTTTGGTATTCCTTGtctagagaaaatattttttaaatttgttatgATATTATTTGTAGTCGTATTCATATTCGAATTagatatttctatgaatttagaataataatCCAACATTAATAGATAATTCTTATTATTGAAGTAGAATAAATCGATTCCAACTTCAATTCACGGCTCATTAGGAATATCACGATTAATTAGAGGTTCtttcacattttgttttctatataGGTTACAAGTTTTACAAGAAtcactatttatttatttttattttttcatctatTTGTAATGATAGACCTGGCCAAAATACTAGTTCTCTAGctctgtttttaattttttctttacccATATGACCTAtatgtaattgttttaatgtatcTTGTCTTAATTCTTCCggtatacatataataaaaggGAAATTAATCATAATAAACTATTTACAAAACTGAAAACTGAAACGTGGCGAGGGGTGTATGAAGCAGATAAATCTGTTGAAACAATATATGAAACTTTCATTAGTAAACTGTTGTCAAGCGTGAACCAATGTacaattgaaaatcaaattaacagcaaaaataaaaaaaaaaaaccttgggTTACGCAAGGTATCGTAAAATCGATAGAACATagggataatttaaaaaaacagtTGATTAAAAATTACACTTCTGAATTAGCAACCAAATATAAAGAATATAGAAACTTTTTGCATAAATTAATAAAGATAACCAAGAATACAtactatatcaataaaatttctGATTATAAAAAAGATTATAAAAAACTTTGGCAGACTATTAATTCGATAActgattccaataaaaaaaaagtttggtcCCAGAAAATTTAGTATTTTTCAGGATGACAAGTGTTGCGATGGAGATGAAGAGGTTGCAAATGCTTCCAATGAATTCTTCACCAACATAcctatgaaaacaaaaaacagcGTCGATCAAAATCTGGACCTACCAAACTCTGTCAGCCAACCTATGAAAcagaataactcaatatttcttaatCCTGTAACGGAGGATGAATTGTTTTTGCAAATCAAGTCATTGAAAGCTCACTCAGCACCCGGCGAAGACGGAATTGCGGTAactttaattcaaaaatatcagaaatttctaattaaaccattagtatatatatataacaagtGTATAGAGTCAAGTATGGTACCGAGtgcatggaaaatttcaattgttaCACCAATCTTTAAAACTGGTGATCAAAGTCAACTTACAAATTATAGACCAATATCGGTTATAAGTAACtttgcaaaaatatttgaaaaatgcatAAAACAACGGTTGGAAGATTTTTTTGAGGGGCATAACATTTTATTCACCAATCAATTCGGCTTTAGAAAGAAAAGATCTACGGAAGATGCAATATTCGAGCTAATAAAAGATGTTTACATACATAATTCTAACAACAAAAAAgatttgatggtttttttggacataTCTAAAGCATTCGACAGGGTTGATCACAACATTCTTTTGGATAGATTGGAAAAATTGGGTATACGGGGGGGTCCACTACTTTTATTGCAAAATTATTTAACGGGTCGAAGGCAAAAAGTAAGAATAAATGATAAGTTCAGTAACTACGCATCAATTACCACGGGGGTACCACAGGGCACGGTATTGGGTCCTATACTCTTTCTGGCGTATATAAACCAAATTGGCAGCCTAATCCCAGACTGCAATGTGGTGTCATATGCTGACGATACGGctcttctgttttcttctaattCATGGGAGGAAGTATATAACTTGGCAGAGATTGGTTTAGAAGCAATATATCAATGGCTAGGAATGAGTAGGTTGgacttaaattttgaaaaaacaaagttCATGACAATATCTCCAACTAATGCCAATCAACCTAAAGCGGAGTATCTTACTATCCATGTTTCATCttgcaataataaaaaaacatgtaactgcataaaaataaaaagaactAAAACAATGAAGTACCTGGGAATAATTGtagatcaaaatttgaaatggagTGAACATGCAATATATTTAACATCAAAAATTCGCAAGATAATGTACAAATTTTTCCAACTTAGGGAGATATTGGACAGAGAATTAATACTCCTGTTGTATCGATCGCTGGTTGAGTCCATCTTGAGATATGGCATTGTTGTTTGGGGGGGTCTATATGACGCTAACCTAAAAATTTTGTAAACATGTCAGAACAGCATTCTGAAGATATTGTCTAGTAAACCACGAAGATATCCAACATTGAAACTATATGAAGAACTAAATATCTTAAATATTAGAAATCTGTATATTCTTTCGTGTTTGACTTACTTGCCgaaaatatataattgttttCCTGTCATTTTACATGACTATTCCACCAGAACAAATATAAGTGAACGTTTATATATGCCTGGAGTAAATAATTCTTTTTGCTCTAGGTTCGTAACTTTCTTTTTACCGAAATTCTATAACGTGCTTCCAAGCACATTGAAAGAGTTGATTATGAGAGGTAGGAATAGAAGACTAATAAGATCTTTTATTGAGGAGAATAAAGAAAGATTCGCAAAAGTGTTTTCAAACTAAAAAGTATTTTAGTAGTTGATTGAAAAAGtagtatattataataataaaaaaaaaaaaaaatttcattttcatagtTGCAAACTAACAAACATAAGTGCAAACTCAGAGATTCCAGTTACACCTATTTGTCCATTATCGATCTCCCGGACTGCCATCCCAAAAGCTGCTTGTTTCAGGCGtgtcatatatatttttattttcagtatgaGGGTGATCCCGGCACACAAATTCTAAAATTTAGGCTGGATCACTTTcctcaatattaattttgagataatgaacttatatgaaatatgtaatCTATTTGGTggtgaataaatttattattattattattattattattattaaaattttgtcaccTTTGAAAATTAAACCTTCCATAAAAGTTAATTCATCTCTTAAAGTCCAATAAATTTTCATGTCATTTTCTAAATCATTTTTGTTATTaggaaaaccattttttattaattttactaAATTTTGCAAATGACTGTCAGTTTTGATTATTTGTTTgatcttttctatttttaaatctgatacaggtaaattctttattattgagcaaatatgtaaatcaatatcttttctaaattcatattcttcatcaatataGGCTCTTGATAAAGCATCagcaattttcaattccttcccCGGTTTATATACTAATTTAAATTGGTAAGGTTGAAGTTTCAAAAGCATTCTTTGCAATCGAGGAGGTGTTTTAACAAGaggttttgagaaaattgatattaatggTCGATGATCAGTTTCAATAGTGATATCTCCAtttgcaaataaatattgatgaaatttttctcaaCTAAATACTACTGCGAgcatttctttttctatttgcgcataagatttttgagattctgtcAAGGACCTTGATGCATaggcaattattttatttttctgtttaataCAAGTACCAAGACCTTTTGAAGATGCAtcacattatattattatgtcttcattcggttgaaaatatcctaatataggttgtttcaaaataatactttttaacgattcgaatgaattttgttgttcatgatcccattgaaattcaatatttgtttttaataaatttcttaGCGGTTCTGTTATACTAGATACATTTGGAATAAATCTTTGTAAATATGTAatcattcctaaaaatatttCTACGTCTTTTTAATTCTGAGGAGTTTTATAAAATTTAATggctttaattttttcttcatctggttTTATTCCATTAGAAGTTAATATATGACCCATGTATTTGATTTCGGTAATGCCaaatttacatttgtttttgttcagtttaatattattttttctacaaatatccaatgcaatttttaaaattttgtcatgttCCTCAATGCTTCttgcaaatattaaaatatcatctacatAAATTTTGACACCTTTAACcgaagaaaataaatcacttatacgtttgaaaaatatttccgatTAATCACGCAAACCATATGGCAATCTTTTGAAACAATATCTTCCGAAAGGAGTAttagtctaagatcccgatataaaacgaccttcaccgagatgcttatttgataaaacgtattttatatttaatttaacatgtcaataaatatatgggttgcctaacaaattttagtccagagtaggtttaattaattattaaaaaaaaattttttttcgaacattgcaccggtttgcttattagataaattctataccaatcgaaagtatgaagcccatagaatatGCAAACGTTAgattgcctatttttttccggtcacaactctcgggttgccaggtataaacaggtcaatctacagggtctttcacgaggaacctcacccatatttatacggaaaACTACTGAATGTatcttcatgaaattcagcacttataagtatttcacgatgctgatgaaatctaaaatattttcaaggcatgcgcacctccggtttttccggaaatgacgtcaacttccgtttttcaaattagaacaccatttttttattgcagaaatagattccttagaaaatttcaagtcattttgatgtaacatttttcagttttggttggaaaattctctctgagcgggaaaattcgaaaaaaaaaatcgaaaatagagctccgctgaaacaagaataacttcgaggttcttagatggaaaattttcatttttgggatttttcaagatgtaagattgatgtatccactttaaaaatcgaaatcgcgattcatgatacagggggtgaaaatatcgctttcaaagttagggatgacaaaatcgtaaaaaatcaatttttccaaattagaaccccaattttttatggcagatattgaatctacgttaaaaaataatgtgagtttatgcatcacacccttgccctaaagtggatattttctgagttattcacaaaaaactgtttttcgtcttgaattttcagctatttcttctcccttcacgccaaaaagatgaaattttcaggaactgttacttaaaccatgttttagattttactaccctaatatgcaagagaaaaaagttacaggttgttcctaaatagatggcgaattctgattcgaatttgtatcgggaacctctttatttcaactaatctgagtcggtcaggaaacctctcaatgaacagtcgaatcgttctatctacaactttattacattctccatgaagtagaataagatttaaataatcttcattggtaaaattaggcatagtgatcgattttataacttaatacgaattatcaccaaattaatagtaaacacaaaatgctactgaataaagaggaatttggcagatgtaattaatgatatctatcattaaaaaaaagaatgtaaaacatggtaagtttttgcatatggttcataaggaattatttatttatcactggagagaaaaccgatggccgattagttgaaatgaagaggtttccgatacaaattcgaatcaaaattcaccatctatttaggaacaacctgtaacttttttctcttgcatattagggtagtaaaatctaaaacatggtttaagtaacagttcctgaaaatttcatctttttggcgtgaaggaaaaagaaatagctgaaaattcaagacgaaaaacagttttttgtgaataactcagaaaatatccactttagggcaagggtgtgatgcatacactcacattattttttaacgtagattcaatatctgccataaaaaaatggggttctaatttgaaaaaattgatttttcacgattttgtcatccctaactttgaaagcgattttttcaccccctgtataatgaatcgcgatttcgattttcaaagtggatacatcaattttacatcttgaaaaatcccaaaaatgaaaattttacatcCAAAAACcccgaagttattcttgtttcagcggagctctattttcgatttttttttcgaattttcccgctcagagagaattttccaaccaaaactgaaaaatgttacatcaaaataacttgaaattttctaaggaatctatttctgcaataaaaaaatggtgttctgatttgaaaaacggaagttgacgtcatttccggaaaaaaccGAAGGTgcgcatgccttgaaaatattttagatttcatcagcatcgtgaaatacttataagtgctgaatttcttgaaaatacgttcagtagtttcccgtgtaaatatgggtgaggttcctcgtgaaagaccctgtatactagcattttgcaacggtctgactatttaatcaaaatcaataaaattaaagattatttcattatgaacacggtggtatagggttgcctgcgaaaaatcagtccagaatcccggttgtcgaattttaaaaagttaaatattgctgcgattGAGGACACAgtatagcagctgtttgaagtccgcccagtgaaagaaagagagtgcgcatgctatttgttcttggaaatgaaaaggatagcgatagactcgtatacagtgtgaccagatttagtagaaatctacttttttagtagatttttcgcattttcatggagttttcagtaagaagaaatcctttggtagattttagtagattttggtagttttaaaaaatataaccgagacgattgggaatatggaaattcagatgtctagactgtttctatgaatcaatttattgttcattctcattgaggttctacgttctacgtgtttctggaagaacgtacctacttaaacataataaaatcataaaacttctgtcgactgagaataaatacgaaaaatgatggaatatccgaagggtgcctcattgaaaacagatAGTGTGTAAAgttccgttgaaaatataccattttcTCACATTTGCTATTCTATTCAGTGGAAAAAGatatgtctaactggaatttcatcgacaaatttggaTAGCTGCATATTTCAGAgttcgaatgccaaatgcacgagaatattttcggctattaacccatcaaaacaaaaaatagaaacagatttctaaataaaaatatagcatttttataacatgctaaagaaggacttaaaAAGATAGGTGATTGTGGTCGTTTttaacctacaaaaaatatgctcgattcgatggatagtgaaaatttatgtatggatgttaaagCATTGAAGTTAGGAATCAAATTATGCCAAAGTCTTTCTGCCTTCCATTCATTTACAGGTTGCGATTACACGGCAGCATTTTATAATAAAGGAAAAGTAAAACCTTTTCAgctattttcgaaaaatgaaaaatatcaatcacTTTTCGCATCATTAACAGATGCTGctgatattttcattgatgaaaaaaatgaagaccGTTCAAGAATTTACGGCTAGTATGTATGGTATCAGGAACTGCACCAGTGTGAATGATGCGAGATAtcgcatttttatgaaaaattactctGTCAAAGAAGACAGCGAGCACttcttagaaaaaataaaaggctTCGACTCCAACTCCATACCACCATGCTGGATatcatcaattcaaaaaatttcacgaactatTTTTGTGAATTCCACGTGGCTTAATGCAACGGATTCAATATGCGGAAACTTCAGCCTGAAAACTGCGGTTGGttcttagatgaatattttaaaccaGTAGGATTCATTGGGGATCATACACCTTTGAAGATAGAAGACATTGTCCAAAGAACTGAAACGAAGAGCGATGATGACGAAGAAGATTCCGAAGTTGGAGATCATAGTTATATGTCCGATGACTCGGAACctgaatgatttaaaaaaatttttgtatttataattttttatgataaacagaagtaattttttaattggtgtttttcattttgtcgtctaataatgaagatgaaatttgcgagattagtattatatatgtattactATAACCTTCTTTTTTAGTGAAGATactttagtgtcacataaaaaatatacacacataaataattaattgattaaaaaaaaattaaataactattcctctatttcaaaaattatctactccaaaatgatgcacgcatacacgaatctatcgctatccttttcatttagtgtcacataaaaatatacacacataaataattaattgattaaaaaaaaattgaataactattcctctatttcaaaaattatctactccaaaatgatgcacgcatacacgagtctatcgctatccttttcattgagtgtcacataaaaatatacaaacataaataattaattgattaaaaaaaaattgaatagctATTCctctattcaaaaaattatctgctccaaaatgatgcacgcatat is drawn from Harmonia axyridis chromosome 7, icHarAxyr1.1, whole genome shotgun sequence and contains these coding sequences:
- the LOC123685278 gene encoding piggyBac transposable element-derived protein 3-like, producing the protein MSLARFSFLLSCIRFDDDSTREERLKENKLAAISELFSQFVQNSKSCYSPFLHLTIDEMLVPFRGCCGFRMFMPSKPAKYGIKIQLLADAKTHYMVNSEIYCGKQTPSKACLEKGEKLSLPTQVVMRLIEPVKGSNRNITTDNWYTSLELANALKKEKLTLVGTLRKNKAFIPLEFLPSRGKEIGSSLFGFTSDLTIVAHVPKKNKSVILLSSMHSDDKVDEKSKKPDIILYYNSTKAGVDALDQKCANYTANIGASIIKCPGVRKSADSDGSDDSGQIGRLFNIASIRVQIVASSSNVQAVVPKILRRSLLADFTLASQRPPKCGEYEGQTSIECT